CGTGCGTACCGCTCCTGCAAGCCGTCACCGGGGGTGACCTGATACTACGTGCCGGGCCGCAGCCGCGGGCGAGATCCACTGACGACGGCCTTGTCCGGCCGCGGCCGCTCTGATGTCATACGGTCACGGATCGACACACGCTCTGCCGCGGAGGCGACGTTGGCGCGTACGAGGGAACCCGGCCGGGTCCACCGGGACCGGCTGCTCCACATCCTGGCCCGGGGGCCGCGCCGCCCGTCGGACCTGGGTCTGCGGGCGTGGCTGCGAGTGTGCCGCCGGACCGTGGTGGAGCTGCTCGGCGACGAGCTGGCCGACCGCGCCGCGGCGCTGACCTACTACAGCGTGCTGTCGATCATCCCGGGGATGCTGGTGCTGGTCGCCGGGGTGGGCCTGTTCGGCCGCTCGACCAGCGACGCGGTCGCGGAGAACCTGAGCGAGCTGACCCCGCCGCCGGCCCGGCACGCGATCCTCGACATCATCGACAACCTGCGCTACGACCAGCGGGCGGCGGGCATCGCCGCGGCGGTCGGCCTCGCCATCGCGTTCTGGTCGTCGACCAGCTACATCGGCGGGTTCATGCGGGCCGCGAACGTGATCTACCGGGTGCCCGAGGGACGGCCGCTGTGGAAGACGGTGCCGGTGCAGCTGTTCGTCACGGCCGTCACGGGCGTGTCGCTGGCCGCGAGCGCGCTGGCCGTGGTGCTCAGCGGCCGGGTGGCCACCAGCGTGGGGCGGGCCTTCGAAGTCGAGGACGCCACCGTGAAGATCTTCGACGTGGTGAAGTGGCCGGTGCTGGTCATCGTGATCAACATGCTGCTGGCGCTGCTCTACTGGGCCGCGCCGAACGCGCGGCAGGGCGGCTTCCGCTGGATCACGCCGGGCACCATGGTGGCGATGCTGACCTGGATCGCCGTGTCGGGCGGCTTCGCGTACTACATCGCCACGTTCGACTCGTACAACAAGACCTACGGCGCGCTCGGCGGCGTCATCATCTTCCTGGTCTGGCTGTGGCTGACGAACGTGGCGGTGCTGCTGGGCGCGAAGTTCGACGCGGAGCTGGGCCGGGCCCGCGCGATCGCCGCGGGGCTGCCCGCCCACGCCGAGCCGTACCTCCCGCTGCGCGACGTGCCGAAGCAGGAGCCGCCGTCTGCGGACGTGCCGCTGTCGACGGACCGGCTGCTGCCCGCGGCACCGGAGGAACGGCCCGGCGCGGACGGCGGCTGATCAGGCCAGCGCGCGCTCGACCGCGCCGGTCAGCTCGGCCGACTCCGGGGTGACCTGCGGCCGCAGCCGGGTCACCGCACCCGAGCGGTCGACCAGGAACTTCTCGAAGTTCCACGTCACGTCGCCCGCCTTGCCGTCGGCGTCGGGGGTCTGCGTGAGCAGGTCGTAGAGCGGGTGCCGGCCGGCGCCGTTGACCTCGATCTTCTCGGTCAGCGGGAAGGTGACGCCGTAGTTGACGTCGCAGAACTCGGCGATCTCGGCGGCGCTGCCCGGCTCCTGCCCGCCGAACTGGTTGCACGGCACGCCGAGCACGGTCAGGCCCTGCTCGCCGTAGGTCTCGGCGAGCTTCTGCAGGCCGGTGTACTGGGGGGTGAGCCCGCAGCGCGAGGCGACGTTGACGATGAGGACGGCCTTGCCGCGGTACTGCGCGAGGTCCGCGTCGGCGCCCTGCAGCGTCTTGATCTGTACGTCGTAGATGCTCATGGAGGTCACCTTAGCGCCGGTCGGATGGTGACCGGCCCGGGGCCGATCTGCCACGATGACGGCCATGACCCGCTTCGAGCCCGATCCCGCGGTGAGCATCGCCTCCCGGGCGGCCCGCGCCGCCGGCTGCGCCTTCGTGTCCCTGGCCGTCTGGATGGGCATCGCGTACGCGGTGATCCAGCTGCGCGGCTGCGAGGGCGGGATGGAGTGCCTGGGCGACGCGCTCGGCATCATCTTCCTGGGCCTGATCGGCGCGGCGGTGACCATGTGGCCGCTGCTGCGCCTGGTCCGGGTGCGCCCGGCCTGGGTGGTGGCGCTGGCGGGCCCGGCCGTGGTGGTGCTGCTCGCGCTCGGCCTGCTGCGCCGGCTGTTCCTCGGCGCGCCGCAGCTGTGGGTGGTGGGCATGATGGTGGCGTACGCGCTGGCCGCCGTGCTCGTGGACCCGCGGGTGCCGGGGCGGGTGCGGGCCCTGACGGCAGGTGCCCTGGTGCTGCTGGTCGGTGCCGAGATCGTGATCTGAGTTCCGGGCCTGATCGACCGTTCAGGTTACTTGGCAGTAGGCTTCGGTCATGCGTGATGCGGTGATCATCGGAGCGGTGCGTACCCCCGTCGGGCGGCGCAACGGCGGCCTGTCCGGCGTCCACCCGGTCGACCTGGCCGGTCAGGTGCTGCAGGACCTCGGCGACCGGACCGGGTTCGACCCGGCCGACGTGGACGACGTGATCCTGGGCTGCGTCTCGCAGGCCGGCGAGCAGTCCTGGAACATCGGCCGCAACGCGGTGCTCGCCGCCGGCTGGCCGGAGTCCGTGCCCGGCACCACCCTGGACCGGCAGTGCGGCTCCAGCCAGCAGGCGCTGCACTTCGCCGCCGCCACCGTGCTGTCCGGGCAGGCCGACCTGGTGGTCGCGGCGGGCGTAGAGTCGATGAGCCGGGTGCCGATGGGCTCGTCGGTCGGCGAGCTGGGCCTGCCCTACGGGCCCGAGGTGCGCACCCGCTACGCGGGCGTGCCGGGCTTCGCGGGCGACGCGCCGGTGCCGTTCAACCAGGGCGTCGGCGCCGAGATGATCGCCGCCCGATGGGGCTTCGGCCGCGCGCAGCTCGACGAGTACGCGCTGGCCAGCCACGCCAAGGCGGCCGCGGCCACGGACGGCGGCCTGTTCGCCGCGGAGATCGTGCCGGTCGGCGACGTGCACGCCGACGAGGGCATCCGGCGGGAGACGTCGCTGGAGAAGCTGGGCCAGCTGGCTACCCCGTTCAAGGAGGACGGCGTGGTCACCGCGGGCTCGGCGTCGCAGATCTCCGACGGCGCCGCCGCGCTCGCCGTCACCACGTCGGAGTGGGCCGCCGCGCACGGGTTCACCCCGCTGGCCCGGGTGCACACCGCCGTCGTCGCCGCCGACGACCCGGTCATCATGCTCACCGCGCCCATCCCGGCCACGGCCAAGGCGCTGCGCCGGGCGGGGCTGTCCATCGCCGACATCGGCGCGTACGAGGTGAACGAGGCGTTCGCCCCGGTGCCGCTGGCCTGGCTCGCCGAGACCGGCGCCGACCCGGCCCGGCTCAACCCGCGCGGCGGCGCGATCGCGCTCGGCCACCCGCTCGGCGCCAGCGGCGCCCGGCTGATGACCACGCTGCTGCACCACATGCGCGACCACGGCATCCGCTACGGCCTGCAGACCATGTGCGAGGGCGGCGGCATGGCCAACGCCACCATCGTCGAGCTGCTCTGACCCGTCCCCACCGAGGGGCGCGGGCCGCGAAAGGCGCTGGCGCGGGCGGCGGCGGCCCGCTACAACTGGCGGGTATGGCGGTGACTCCATTCGATCCCCGGCTCGGGTTGCGCGAGCAGCTGGCGTGCTGGCACGAGGTCGAGCGGGCGGCGGCCGGGCACGACGACCCGGGACACCCGGTGCCACCCGCCGCCGTCCGCTGCGCGGAGCTGTTGGCGCCACGTCCGGACGGCTCGGTGCGGCACTGGCTTGCGTGCGCCGACGGCACGCCGGTCGGGCTGGCCGAGCTCTTCCTGTCCGACCGCGAGAACCTGGCCTGGGGTTTCGCCACGGTGACCGTGCACCCGGCGCACCGCCGGGCCGGGCACGGCAGCGCGCTGCTGGCGGCGGCCCGCGCCGCGGCGGCGGAGGCGGGCCGGGACACGCTGGTGCTCGACGCGGCGGCGGACTCGCCCGGCCCGGCCTGGGCGGCGGCGCTGGGCGCGCGGCGGGTGCAGCGGCTGTGGGAGTCCGAGGCGGACCTGTCCGTGCCGGTCGCGCCGGGCGACACCGCGCCGCCCGGCTACCGGCTGGAACGCTGGCCGGACGGGGTGCCCGAGGCGCTGCTGGGGGCGTACGCGGCGGCCGTCGACGCGATGGCGGACTCGCCCGACGGCGGCCTGGGCTACGTGCCCGCGCCGAACTCGCCGCAGCACGTGCGGGCCGTCGAGCGGCACGCGCGGCAGGCAGGCCGGCAGCGCCGGGTCGTCGCCGCCGTGCACGAGGGCAGTGGGGCGGTGGCCGGGCTGACCGTGCTGGAGTACCCGTCCCTCGCGCCGGAACTGGCGCACCAGGAGGACACGGTGGTGGTGCCCGCGCACCGGGGGCACGGCCTCGGGCTGTGGGTGAAGGCGGAGATGCTGCGCTGGCTGGCCGCCGACGGCGGTGCGGTGCGCCGCATCCGCACCACCACCGAACCGTCCAACGTGCCCATGCTGCGGATCAACGAGCGGCTCGGCTTCCGCCGCATCCGGACCCGTGAGCAGTGGACGCTGCCGGTCTGAGCCGTGGCCGAGCCGCCCCGTGGCGCGATACTGCGTTGGTGATCGTCGATGCCTAAGGCAGACTGGCCGGATGGCCAGGGTGACGCACGGGGGAGCCCAGCGACGAGCGTGCCCCACGACACGGAAGAAAGGGGCCGACGGATGGTTCTGTCACTCAGCGGCACGAAGATGGCGCACGCCTCCGGCATCCGCAGCATCATGGAGGACATCGCCACCTCCATGCGGGGCGCGTCCACGGGCAGCCTGCTCAACCTGAGCATCGGCAACCCGGCACCGATCCCCGAGGTCGTGGGCACCTGGCGGCGTCTGTTCGACGAGACGCTCGACGCGAGCTTCGCCAGGGCGAGCTGCCTCTACGGGCCGTCGCGGGGCACCGACGACCTCGTCGCGGCGATCGTCGAGTACTTCTCCGGCCGGTACGGCTGGCCGCTCACGCCCGAGCACGTCGTGGTCGGTTCCGGCAGCCAGATGCTCAGCTTCGTCGCCTCCGCCGTGTTCACCGGCCCGGGCGCCGCGCGGGACACGAAGACCGTGCTGCCCGCCCTGCCCGACTACACCGGCTACCAGGGGGTCTACCTGTTCCCCGGCGGCGTCGCCGGGATCGCGCCCCGGATCGAGCTGTGCGGGGACCGGCGGTTCCGCTACCACCTCGATCTGGACGCGCTGCGCCGCAGCGACGACATCGGCCTGCTGCTGCTGTCCAGCCCGAGCAACCCGACCGGCCGCTGCGTCAGCCCGCAGGAGCTGGACGCGCTGCTCGAGATCGCCGCCGACCGCGACGTGCCGATCTTCTTCGACCACGCGTACGGCTCGCCGTTCCCGCAGATCGTGGAGACGCCCGAGCCGCCGCGCTGGCACGAGAACATCATCAACGTCTTCACCGTCTCCAAGGCCGGCCTGCCCGGCGAGCGGATCGGCTTCGCCGTCGGCGATCCGCGCTTCATCGAGCCGATGGTCTCGTTCGTGGCCAACTCGACCCTGCACGCGGGCCAGCTCGCGCAGCAGGTCACCGCACGGGCGCTGGCCACCGGGGAGCTCGACCGCCTGACCGCGGAGGTGATCCGGCCGTACTACGCGCACAAGCGCCGGCTGGGGGAGAAGCTGCTGGCCGACATCCTGCCGGCCGACGTGAACTGGCGGCTGCACGCCGGCACGTCCGGCGGCATGTTCTGCTGGGTATGGGTGGACGAGCCGTGGTTCGACGACCGCGCCCTCTACTCCCGCGCGAAGGAGAAGGGCGTCTTCCTGGTGCCCGGCCGACCCTTCTTCACCGGCGAGGTCGCCCCGGCCGGCTTCGGCCGCCACGACGGCCGCTGCTTCCGGATCAGCCTCAGCGCCGACGAGCCGGTGCTCACCCAGGGGCTGGAGCGCATCGCCGCCGCCCTCACCGAGCTGCGCGACGCGGCGTGACCTGGTGAGGCAGGGCGAAGGCGCGCGTCCCCCGCCGGGACGCGCGCCTTCGCGACGGTCAGGTCAGCGCTTGCCGCCCTTGTCCTGCTTCCAGGACCACGGGCCGGGCAGGTCCACCCGGTGCGCGCGGGTGCGGGAGTTCCACGACCAGCGGCCGATCTTCAAACTCCAAGAGGACAGACCGCCCTGTGTGAAGTTCCACCGCAGGGGGCCCAGTTTCCACGTCTTTCGGAACAGCAGGCTCATGCGTTCCATGTAACCCTGTGCGCGCCACTCAAAACGTGGTGTCGTGTGCCAACAGTGCGGCGCGGCCGATCGGGTCCACTTCGGTCGCCGCGACGGTGCAGGCGTGCGCCCCGGCCAGCGCGCCGAGGCGGGCGCATTCGTCCAGGTCGCGGCCCTCCAGCAGGCCGAACAGGAACCCGGCGACGAACGCGTCGCCCGCGCCGTTGGAGTCGCGCACCGGCCGTGGCGGCGCCACCGCCGCCCACCGGCGTACCCCGTCGCCGTCGCGGGTGAGCAGCAGGCCGCCGCGGTCGCCGGCGGTGGCGACCACGGTGTGCGCCCGGCCCAGCTCGAGCACATGGCGCATGACCGCCTCCGGGTCGGCCAGCGCCGCCGCGGACAGGAACACCACGTCGGCCTGGGCCGCGAACTGCGCGTGGTACGGGTTCTCGCCGTCCCAGTCGTGCAGGTCGGTGGAGACCGCGATCCCGGCGGCGGCGAGCTGGTCCAGCGCGTACGCGGCCGGGTGGGTGATGCATACGTGCACGTGCCGGCAGCCGGCCAGCAGCTCGGCCAGCAGCGGGGCGGGGAAGCGGTCCTGCTCGGCGCCGCGGCTGCCGTCGTACAGCGACAGCCGGCGGCCGTCCGGGCCGACCAGGTTCACCGCGCGTTTGGTGCCGGCGGCCGTGGCCAGGGCGGTGAACCCGCTGCCGGAACGCTGGTGCAGGTCCCGGACCAGGGCCCCCTCGGCGTCCTCGCCGAGCACGTCGAGCAGGTGGATGTGCAGGCCCAGCGCGTGCAGGCCGAGCGCCACGTTGTCGCCGGTGTGCCCGGCCCGGGTGGTGATCGCCGGGACCAGGTAGCTGTCCGCGTACGGCAGGGGCAGCCGTGGGACCTCGACGATGGTGTCGACGCCCGCGCCGCCGAGCACGAGCACGTCGAGAGGGCCGTGATTAGGACCACGCATGTCGCGATGCCTTCCGGGGTAGGTGAGTCGACGTTTCAGCCCGCGCGGCCCGCATCCGGTGCGGTCCGCCGAGGTCGCGACAGGTGCAACGCTGATCATCATCGGCGGGGCACGCTCCGTCAAGGCCGCCCGGCTCGCCGGGCGCGCCTGGCATCGACTGACTAGGCTGCTGCCTTGTGCTCCGGGCCGCTGCTCGGAGCCCGATGGGGAGGGGAAGACACGTGAGAGTACGTCGTTTCGCAGTGGCGGTGGCCGGTCTGGCCGCGATCGCGGCGCTGGCCGCCTGCCAGAACGAGAAGCCGGCGGCCACGCCCGGCGCGTCCGCGTCCGCGGGCGCCTCCGCGCAGGTCCAGGCGTCGGCCGCCGACGCGCTCACGGCCGCCGGCGCGAAGTTCAAGGACACCACCGTCAAGATGAAGATGGGCATGAGCGGCGCGGCCGGCATCGAGGTCACGGGGAGCCTCGACGGTCCGGGCAAGAAGAGCCTCTCGTCGATGAAGATGGGCGTCGCGGGCACGAACATGACCATCGACGTCGTGCAGATCGGCGACGAGGTGTGGATGAAGATGGCGGGTGTGCCGACCCTGCCCAAGGACTGGATGCACGTCGACACCGCCAAGCTCGGCGCGGCCAGCTCCCTGCGCACCTCGATCGAGGACCCGTCGTACAGCGCCAACCTGCTGAAGGTGGCCTCGTCGGTCGAGTGGGACGGCACCAGCAAGATCAAGGGCACCCTCGACCTGAGCAAGGCCGCGGGCGCCAACGCGGCCGCCGCGACGGCGCTCGGCGAGCAGGCCAAGGCGGTGCCGTTCACCGCGACGCTCGACGAGCAGGGCCGCCTGCTCACCATGACGGTCGGCATGGGCCAGGTGGCCCCGGCCGCCGGTGTCGGCGACATGGTGATCACCTACAGCAACTACGGCGAGCCGGTGACGATCGACAAGCCGTCCGGCAAGATCGTCGAGGCGCCCGCTTCCATCCTGGGCAGCCTCTGACCATGTGATCGGAAACGCCCCATCGCCGCGGCGGTGGGGCGTTTTCCATGCGGCGGGCCGGGTAGCGGTGGGAACGTTGATCCCGTAACCGCCGCTGGAGGTTCGCCGCCCATGGACGCCGAGCAGCTGATCCGGGCGGCCATCGTGGTGACCGCGGCGCTGCTGGCCGCGGTCGCCGCCGGATGGCTGGCCCGCTTCGTGGTGCGCCGCCTCGGCCGCCGCCGCTACCAGCACTTCTTCGACAACCTCAGCCGCAGCTGCCGCTGGCCGTTCCGGGTGCTGCTGGCCGTGGTGGCGCTGGTGATCGCGCTGCCGTTCAGCAGCCTGACCGGCCCGGCCCGCGAGATGGTGCACCACGGCCTGGTCATCGCGCTGATCGGCGCGTCGGCCTGGCTCGCGGTGCGGGTGCTGTTCGTGCTGGAGGACGCCGCGTTCCGGCGGCTGCCGATGGACGTCGCCGACAACCGGCGCATGCGCCGGGCGCGCACCCGCATCGGCATCCTGCGGCGGCTCACCGCCGTCGTGGTGACCCTGCTGGCCATCGCGGCGATCCTCATGACGTTCGCGCCGCTGCGCACCCTCGGCGCCTCGCTGCTGGCCTCCGCGGGACTGGCCGGGGTGGTCGCCGCGCTGGCCGCGCAGGCCACGCTGGCCCACATCTTCGCCGGGCTGCAGCTGGCGTTCACCGACGAGCTGCACATCGACGACGTGGTGGTGGTCGAGGGCGAGTGGGGGCGCATCGAGGAGCTGCGCCTGACCTACGTCGTGGTGCGGCTGTGGGACGAGCGGCGGCTGGTGCTGCCCACCACCTACTTCACCACCACGCCGTTCCAGCACTGGACCCGCAACGAGTCTCGGGTGCTCGGCGCGGCGGTGCTGCACCTGGACCACCGGATGCCGGTCGAGCCGCTGCGCGCCGAGGCCGAGCGCGTCGTCGCCGCCTCACCGCACTGGGACAAGCGGGACTGGGTGCTGCAGGTGGTCGACACGACCGAGACCACCATGGTGGTACGCGTGCTCGCCTCCGCGCCCGACGCGCAGCACGCGTACGACCTGCGCTGCGAGATCCGCGAGAAGCTCATCGCGTACGTGCGCGAGCACCACCCCGAGGGCCTGCCGCGGACCCGGGTGGCGCTCACGCCGCCGTCGCCCGGAGACGGTCAGTAGGTAACGCTGACGCGCCGGTGCTCGGCGTCGACCAGCGCGGCGCCGCCGATCGGCAGGATCAGCTGCGGGTCGGTGTGCCCGATGTCGAGGTCGAACACGAGCACCGCGTCCGGCGCGTACGCGGCCATCGCCCGCTCGATCGCGGCCCGCTGCCCGGCCCGGTAGGCCGCCTTCTGCTCGGGGGTGTGCGGCCGGTCGAAGTTCCACGCCTTGGCCCGGCCGACCAGCACCGCGGCGAAGCGCTCCAGCATGCCGCGCTCGCCCATGTTGCGCAGGGTGCGGAACACCTCGTCGGCGCTCGGCATCTCCTCGGAGGTCTCCAGCACCAGCACGTGCCCGTCGAAGCGCTCCGGCGGCGCGACGAAGCCGGCCTGCAGCAGCCAGGACAGGATCTCCAGGCAGCCGCCCCAGAGCGGGCCCTCGACGGTGCGGTGCGCGCCGGACCAGGTCCAGCCCTCGGCGGGCAGCATGCGCGGCTCGGTGTCGCGCAGCGTGTCATCGGCCCAGTCGTGCGGCTCGTCGCCGTACTCGATGGACGGGGTCAGCTCGAACCGGCCACTGGTGAACAGGGCGGCGCGCAGGCTGCGCTCGGTCAGCGGGTGCATCCGGCCGGGCCGGGCCAGCGAGGTCATCACCGCGCCGCCGTGGTAGCCGACCACACCGAGCCCGAACAGGTGGTTGAGCAGGTTGGTGTTGTCGGAGAAGCCGAAGAACGGCTTGGGGTTGGCGCGGATCACCTCGTCGTCGAGGTGGCGCAGCACGGTGATCTGGTCGTCGCCGCCGATGCTCGCGATGATCGCGGTCAGGGACGGGTCGGCGAACGCGGCGGTGATGTCGCGGGCACGGTCGCGCGGATCGGCGTCCATCACCCGGGTGGTCGGGAACTCGACCGGCACCAGCTCGAAGTCCTCGCGCAGCCGCGCCAGGCCCTGCTCGTACACCCCGGGAAAGATCGCGGGCAGCCCGGCGGAGGGGGACAGGACCGCGATGCGGTCCCCCGGGCGGGGTTTCGGCGGGTGGATCATCTCAGCCATGGTGCGGAACCTAGCCGATCCGCCCGGCCGCGGCAGCCGGATTCAGTCGAGCAGGCCCTGTTCCTCCGCGCGGGTGATGGCGTCGGCCAGCACGTCGAGGTCCACCACCGCGTCGCGGATGGCCGCGGCCACCTCCGCCAGCGGCTCGGGATCGCCCGCGCGCACCGAGAACAGGTCGGCCTCGGAGTCGAACTCCACCTGGTCGAGCACCTCGGGGGACCGGTCGGCCAGCAGCACCTGCACCACGCCCTCCCAGGCGTAGCCGTTGCCGAGCCAGCCCTGCTCGTCGAAGATGTCCACATAGTCATCGAAGTCGTCGAACACCAGGCTGTACTCGCCGGAGTCGTGCTCGACCAGCTTGCACGGATCGAAATCGGGGTCACGCGCCATGACCGCGACTATAAGGCGGGATATGCGTCCCCGAGGTTTCGCCGAAAGGGCGACTTGTGCTCCGCCGAACGGCGAAAAAGAGGCCGGGTCGCGCGTGCGCCGGCGGAGCCCGCGCAGGCCGAATTCTGGGCGGTGTGACCAGCAAGAAGCGTTCTGAGTGGCGAATCAGCGCGTCGCCCATCTGTGCGGCCGCGCGAGAACGTGGCAGGCTTTCTCATCGTGACGATGGTCAGGCAGTGGCAGCGGGTCTCGGCGTACGGGCTGGCGCGCGAGGGCGACACCGTGCTGCTCGTGCAGATCGGCCGCAGCGCCCACGGGGACCTCGGCAAGTGGATGCCGCCCGGCGGCACCATCGAGCACGGCGAGCACCCCGCCGAGACGGTGGTGCGGGAGTTCGCCGAGACCACCGGGCTGGAGGTCCGGGTCGACACGCTGCTGGAGGTCGGCTCCGACCACCGCCAGCTCACCGGCGGCATCGACTTCCACGGCGTGTTCATGCTCTACGGCGTCACCGTGCTCGGCGG
The Catellatospora sp. IY07-71 DNA segment above includes these coding regions:
- a CDS encoding Imm51 family immunity protein, whose translation is MARDPDFDPCKLVEHDSGEYSLVFDDFDDYVDIFDEQGWLGNGYAWEGVVQVLLADRSPEVLDQVEFDSEADLFSVRAGDPEPLAEVAAAIRDAVVDLDVLADAITRAEEQGLLD
- a CDS encoding acetyl-CoA C-acyltransferase, coding for MRDAVIIGAVRTPVGRRNGGLSGVHPVDLAGQVLQDLGDRTGFDPADVDDVILGCVSQAGEQSWNIGRNAVLAAGWPESVPGTTLDRQCGSSQQALHFAAATVLSGQADLVVAAGVESMSRVPMGSSVGELGLPYGPEVRTRYAGVPGFAGDAPVPFNQGVGAEMIAARWGFGRAQLDEYALASHAKAAAATDGGLFAAEIVPVGDVHADEGIRRETSLEKLGQLATPFKEDGVVTAGSASQISDGAAALAVTTSEWAAAHGFTPLARVHTAVVAADDPVIMLTAPIPATAKALRRAGLSIADIGAYEVNEAFAPVPLAWLAETGADPARLNPRGGAIALGHPLGASGARLMTTLLHHMRDHGIRYGLQTMCEGGGMANATIVELL
- a CDS encoding GNAT family N-acetyltransferase; this encodes MAVTPFDPRLGLREQLACWHEVERAAAGHDDPGHPVPPAAVRCAELLAPRPDGSVRHWLACADGTPVGLAELFLSDRENLAWGFATVTVHPAHRRAGHGSALLAAARAAAAEAGRDTLVLDAAADSPGPAWAAALGARRVQRLWESEADLSVPVAPGDTAPPGYRLERWPDGVPEALLGAYAAAVDAMADSPDGGLGYVPAPNSPQHVRAVERHARQAGRQRRVVAAVHEGSGAVAGLTVLEYPSLAPELAHQEDTVVVPAHRGHGLGLWVKAEMLRWLAADGGAVRRIRTTTEPSNVPMLRINERLGFRRIRTREQWTLPV
- a CDS encoding aminotransferase class I/II-fold pyridoxal phosphate-dependent enzyme; this translates as MVLSLSGTKMAHASGIRSIMEDIATSMRGASTGSLLNLSIGNPAPIPEVVGTWRRLFDETLDASFARASCLYGPSRGTDDLVAAIVEYFSGRYGWPLTPEHVVVGSGSQMLSFVASAVFTGPGAARDTKTVLPALPDYTGYQGVYLFPGGVAGIAPRIELCGDRRFRYHLDLDALRRSDDIGLLLLSSPSNPTGRCVSPQELDALLEIAADRDVPIFFDHAYGSPFPQIVETPEPPRWHENIINVFTVSKAGLPGERIGFAVGDPRFIEPMVSFVANSTLHAGQLAQQVTARALATGELDRLTAEVIRPYYAHKRRLGEKLLADILPADVNWRLHAGTSGGMFCWVWVDEPWFDDRALYSRAKEKGVFLVPGRPFFTGEVAPAGFGRHDGRCFRISLSADEPVLTQGLERIAAALTELRDAA
- a CDS encoding YihY/virulence factor BrkB family protein, giving the protein MARTREPGRVHRDRLLHILARGPRRPSDLGLRAWLRVCRRTVVELLGDELADRAAALTYYSVLSIIPGMLVLVAGVGLFGRSTSDAVAENLSELTPPPARHAILDIIDNLRYDQRAAGIAAAVGLAIAFWSSTSYIGGFMRAANVIYRVPEGRPLWKTVPVQLFVTAVTGVSLAASALAVVLSGRVATSVGRAFEVEDATVKIFDVVKWPVLVIVINMLLALLYWAAPNARQGGFRWITPGTMVAMLTWIAVSGGFAYYIATFDSYNKTYGALGGVIIFLVWLWLTNVAVLLGAKFDAELGRARAIAAGLPAHAEPYLPLRDVPKQEPPSADVPLSTDRLLPAAPEERPGADGG
- a CDS encoding glutathione peroxidase — encoded protein: MSIYDVQIKTLQGADADLAQYRGKAVLIVNVASRCGLTPQYTGLQKLAETYGEQGLTVLGVPCNQFGGQEPGSAAEIAEFCDVNYGVTFPLTEKIEVNGAGRHPLYDLLTQTPDADGKAGDVTWNFEKFLVDRSGAVTRLRPQVTPESAELTGAVERALA
- a CDS encoding NUDIX hydrolase; translation: MVRQWQRVSAYGLAREGDTVLLVQIGRSAHGDLGKWMPPGGTIEHGEHPAETVVREFAETTGLEVRVDTLLEVGSDHRQLTGGIDFHGVFMLYGVTVLGGDLRPQPDGIMVEPSWHSASELDQIPMLDAVRDVLRTALKK
- a CDS encoding mechanosensitive ion channel family protein, yielding MDAEQLIRAAIVVTAALLAAVAAGWLARFVVRRLGRRRYQHFFDNLSRSCRWPFRVLLAVVALVIALPFSSLTGPAREMVHHGLVIALIGASAWLAVRVLFVLEDAAFRRLPMDVADNRRMRRARTRIGILRRLTAVVVTLLAIAAILMTFAPLRTLGASLLASAGLAGVVAALAAQATLAHIFAGLQLAFTDELHIDDVVVVEGEWGRIEELRLTYVVVRLWDERRLVLPTTYFTTTPFQHWTRNESRVLGAAVLHLDHRMPVEPLRAEAERVVAASPHWDKRDWVLQVVDTTETTMVVRVLASAPDAQHAYDLRCEIREKLIAYVREHHPEGLPRTRVALTPPSPGDGQ
- a CDS encoding S66 peptidase family protein; amino-acid sequence: MAEMIHPPKPRPGDRIAVLSPSAGLPAIFPGVYEQGLARLREDFELVPVEFPTTRVMDADPRDRARDITAAFADPSLTAIIASIGGDDQITVLRHLDDEVIRANPKPFFGFSDNTNLLNHLFGLGVVGYHGGAVMTSLARPGRMHPLTERSLRAALFTSGRFELTPSIEYGDEPHDWADDTLRDTEPRMLPAEGWTWSGAHRTVEGPLWGGCLEILSWLLQAGFVAPPERFDGHVLVLETSEEMPSADEVFRTLRNMGERGMLERFAAVLVGRAKAWNFDRPHTPEQKAAYRAGQRAAIERAMAAYAPDAVLVFDLDIGHTDPQLILPIGGAALVDAEHRRVSVTY
- a CDS encoding carbohydrate kinase family protein, yielding MRGPNHGPLDVLVLGGAGVDTIVEVPRLPLPYADSYLVPAITTRAGHTGDNVALGLHALGLHIHLLDVLGEDAEGALVRDLHQRSGSGFTALATAAGTKRAVNLVGPDGRRLSLYDGSRGAEQDRFPAPLLAELLAGCRHVHVCITHPAAYALDQLAAAGIAVSTDLHDWDGENPYHAQFAAQADVVFLSAAALADPEAVMRHVLELGRAHTVVATAGDRGGLLLTRDGDGVRRWAAVAPPRPVRDSNGAGDAFVAGFLFGLLEGRDLDECARLGALAGAHACTVAATEVDPIGRAALLAHDTTF
- a CDS encoding DUF4236 domain-containing protein translates to MSLLFRKTWKLGPLRWNFTQGGLSSWSLKIGRWSWNSRTRAHRVDLPGPWSWKQDKGGKR